A region of Streptomyces sp. NBC_01788 DNA encodes the following proteins:
- a CDS encoding branched-chain amino acid ABC transporter permease: MNELPQQLVNGLLLGSMYGLVAIGYTMVYGIVQLINFAHGEIFMTGAFGGLSVYLWVLPNGTSMWIALPLMLLGAIIVAVLVAIGAERFAYRPLRGGPRLAPLITAIGLSLALQQAVWAWYPDAKSARTFPQIAGGPFEIGNVTIQTGDIFVFCAAPISMAILAYFVMKTRTGRGMQATAQDPDTAKLMGVNTDRIIVVAFALGATFAAVGGVAYGLKYGEIQFRMGFILGLKAFTAAVLGGIGNIYGAMIGGLVLGVAETLATAYISDIPGMDQFGSQSWADVWAFVLLILVLLFRPQGLLGERVADRA, translated from the coding sequence GTGAACGAACTGCCGCAGCAGCTGGTCAACGGCCTGCTACTGGGATCCATGTACGGGCTGGTCGCCATCGGCTACACGATGGTCTATGGCATCGTCCAGCTCATCAACTTCGCCCACGGCGAGATCTTCATGACCGGCGCCTTCGGCGGACTCTCGGTCTACCTGTGGGTACTTCCGAACGGCACGTCCATGTGGATCGCGCTGCCGCTCATGCTCCTCGGCGCCATCATCGTCGCCGTCCTCGTCGCCATCGGGGCGGAACGGTTCGCCTACCGTCCCCTGCGCGGCGGCCCACGCCTGGCGCCCCTGATCACCGCCATCGGTCTCTCCCTCGCCCTGCAGCAGGCGGTGTGGGCCTGGTACCCGGACGCCAAGTCCGCGCGCACCTTCCCGCAGATCGCCGGAGGCCCCTTCGAGATCGGCAACGTCACCATCCAGACCGGTGACATCTTCGTCTTCTGCGCCGCCCCCATCAGCATGGCCATCCTCGCCTACTTCGTCATGAAGACCCGCACCGGACGCGGCATGCAGGCCACCGCCCAGGACCCCGACACCGCCAAGCTCATGGGCGTCAACACCGACCGCATCATCGTGGTCGCCTTCGCCCTCGGCGCCACCTTCGCCGCCGTCGGCGGCGTCGCCTACGGCCTCAAGTACGGCGAGATCCAGTTCCGCATGGGCTTCATCCTCGGACTCAAGGCCTTCACCGCGGCCGTCCTCGGCGGGATCGGCAACATCTACGGCGCCATGATCGGCGGGCTCGTCCTCGGCGTCGCCGAGACCCTCGCCACCGCCTACATCTCCGACATCCCCGGCATGGACCAGTTCGGCAGCCAGTCCTGGGCCGACGTCTGGGCGTTCGTACTCCTCATCCTCGTGCTGCTGTTCCGGCCCCAGGGCCTGCTCGGCGAGCGCGTCGCGGACAGGGCGTGA
- a CDS encoding branched-chain amino acid ABC transporter substrate-binding protein — translation MRQRSLIAVTAALAAGALTLTACGSRGGDKGSDSGNGGTTVVIGVDAPLTGDLSAMGLGIKNSADLAAKTANKQKFVEGVTFKIQALDDQAQPSSGQQNAVKLVANKDVLGTVGPLNSSVAESMQKVFDDAKLVQVSPANTGPSLSQGPDWRTKKERQYKSYFRTATTDAIQGPFAAQYVYNTAKKTKVFVIDDKKTYGAGLAGTFTDEFKKLGGKVVGTEHINPDTKDFSAVATKVKKSGADIVYYGGEYPQAGPLSKQIKAAGAKIPLIGGDGINDAKFIELAGPDSGGDLATSVGTPVEELDSAKQFTADYKAAGYKEEYSAYGGYSYDSAWAIIEAVKKVVDDNGGKLPSDARAKVTEAMQNVSFDGVTGKVSFDEFGDATNKQLTVYAVKDGAWASVHSGTYTG, via the coding sequence GTGCGTCAACGTTCACTCATCGCCGTTACCGCAGCACTGGCAGCGGGAGCACTCACCCTCACCGCCTGCGGCTCGCGCGGCGGCGACAAGGGTTCGGACTCCGGCAACGGTGGCACCACCGTGGTCATCGGCGTCGACGCCCCGCTGACCGGCGACCTGTCCGCCATGGGCCTCGGCATCAAGAACTCCGCCGACCTCGCCGCCAAGACGGCCAACAAGCAGAAGTTCGTCGAGGGCGTCACCTTCAAGATCCAGGCCCTGGACGACCAGGCCCAGCCCTCCTCGGGCCAGCAGAACGCCGTCAAGCTCGTCGCCAACAAGGACGTCCTCGGCACCGTCGGCCCCCTCAACTCCTCCGTCGCGGAGTCCATGCAGAAGGTCTTCGACGACGCCAAACTGGTCCAGGTCTCCCCCGCCAACACCGGCCCCTCCCTCAGCCAGGGCCCCGACTGGCGGACCAAGAAGGAGCGCCAGTACAAGTCGTACTTCCGCACCGCGACCACGGACGCCATCCAGGGCCCGTTCGCCGCCCAGTACGTCTACAACACCGCGAAGAAGACCAAGGTCTTCGTCATCGACGACAAGAAGACCTACGGTGCCGGCCTGGCCGGCACCTTCACCGACGAGTTCAAGAAGCTCGGCGGCAAGGTCGTCGGCACCGAGCACATCAACCCCGACACCAAGGACTTCTCCGCGGTCGCCACCAAGGTCAAGAAGTCCGGCGCGGACATCGTCTACTACGGCGGCGAATACCCGCAGGCCGGCCCGCTCAGCAAGCAGATCAAGGCCGCCGGCGCCAAGATCCCGCTCATCGGCGGCGACGGCATCAACGACGCCAAGTTCATCGAGCTGGCCGGCCCCGACAGCGGCGGCGACCTCGCCACCTCCGTCGGCACCCCGGTCGAGGAACTCGACTCCGCCAAGCAGTTCACGGCCGACTACAAGGCCGCCGGCTACAAGGAGGAGTACTCCGCCTACGGCGGCTACTCCTACGACTCCGCCTGGGCCATCATCGAGGCCGTCAAGAAGGTCGTCGACGACAACGGCGGCAAGCTGCCCTCCGACGCCCGCGCCAAGGTCACCGAGGCCATGCAGAACGTCTCCTTCGACGGAGTGACCGGCAAGGTCTCCTTCGACGAGTTCGGCGACGCCACCAACAAGCAGCTCACCGTCTACGCCGTCAAGGACGGCGCCTGGGCCTCGGTCCACTCCGGAACCTACACGGGCTGA
- a CDS encoding FdhF/YdeP family oxidoreductase: MATKPPMGDPVQDAPEVAEPQHAAAGLPAIGHTLRIAQQQMGVRRTALTLLRVNQKDGFDCPGCAWPEPEHRHAAEFCENGAKAVAEEATLRRVTPEFFAAHSVSDLADRSGYWLGQQGRLTHPMYLPEGADHYEPVTWERAFDIVAEEITALDSPDEALFYTSGRTSNEAAFLYQLFARELGTNNLPDCSNMCHESSGSALSETIGVGKGSVLLEDLYKADLIIVAGQNPGTNHPRMLSALEKAKAGGARIISVNPLPEAGLERFKNPQTPQGMLKGAALTDLFLQIRIGGDQALFRLLNKLILDTEGAVDEEFVREHTHGYEEFAQAARTADWDETLTATGLTRAEIDRALEMVLASRRTIVCWAMGLTQHKHSVPTIREVVNFLLLRGNIGRPGAGVCPVRGHSNVQGDRTMGIFERPAPAFLDALEKEFGFAPPREHGYDVVRAIRALRDGEAKVFFAMGGNFVSASPDTDVTEAAMRRARLTVHVSTKLNRSHVVTGARALILPTLGRTERDVQAGGEQFVTVEDSMGMVHASRGRLRPAGPQLKSEPAIVCALARRVLGERSVVPWEEFEKDYAAIRDRIARVVPGFEDFNARVARPGGFALPHAPRDERRFPTATGKANFTAAPVEYPELPEGRLLLQTLRSHDQYNTTVYGLDDRYRGIKNGRRVVLVNPEDARALGVADGSYVDLVGEWKDGVERRAPGFRVVHYPTARGCAASYYPETNVLVPLDATADTSNTPASKSVVVRLEQSAAD, encoded by the coding sequence ATGGCCACGAAGCCGCCCATGGGTGATCCGGTTCAGGACGCGCCGGAGGTAGCCGAGCCGCAGCACGCGGCGGCGGGGCTGCCGGCCATCGGGCACACCCTGCGGATCGCCCAGCAGCAGATGGGTGTGCGGCGCACCGCGCTGACCCTGCTGCGGGTGAACCAGAAGGACGGCTTCGACTGCCCGGGCTGCGCCTGGCCGGAGCCGGAGCACCGGCACGCGGCGGAGTTCTGCGAGAACGGCGCGAAGGCGGTCGCCGAGGAGGCCACCCTGCGCCGGGTCACCCCGGAGTTCTTCGCCGCGCACTCCGTGTCCGACCTGGCGGACCGCAGCGGCTACTGGCTGGGCCAGCAGGGACGGCTCACCCACCCCATGTACCTGCCCGAGGGCGCCGATCACTACGAACCGGTCACCTGGGAGCGCGCCTTCGACATCGTCGCCGAGGAGATCACCGCCCTCGACTCCCCCGACGAGGCCCTCTTCTACACCTCGGGCCGCACCAGCAACGAGGCCGCGTTCCTCTACCAGCTCTTCGCGCGCGAACTCGGCACCAACAACCTGCCCGACTGCTCCAACATGTGCCACGAGTCGTCCGGCTCGGCCCTGTCGGAGACGATCGGCGTCGGCAAGGGCAGCGTCCTCCTGGAGGACCTGTACAAGGCCGACCTGATCATCGTCGCCGGGCAGAACCCGGGGACGAACCACCCCCGGATGCTCTCCGCCCTGGAGAAGGCCAAGGCGGGCGGCGCGCGGATCATCAGCGTCAATCCGCTGCCCGAGGCCGGTCTGGAGCGGTTCAAGAACCCGCAGACCCCGCAGGGCATGCTCAAGGGCGCCGCGCTCACCGACCTGTTCCTGCAGATCCGCATCGGCGGCGACCAGGCCCTCTTCCGTCTCCTCAACAAGCTGATCCTCGACACCGAGGGCGCGGTGGACGAGGAGTTCGTCCGCGAACACACCCATGGCTACGAGGAGTTCGCGCAGGCCGCCCGGACCGCCGACTGGGACGAGACGCTCACCGCGACCGGGCTCACGCGCGCGGAGATCGACCGCGCGCTGGAGATGGTCCTCGCCTCCCGGCGCACGATCGTGTGCTGGGCGATGGGCCTGACCCAGCACAAGCACTCGGTGCCGACCATCCGCGAGGTCGTCAACTTCCTGCTGCTGCGCGGCAACATCGGCCGCCCGGGCGCGGGGGTGTGCCCGGTGCGCGGCCACTCCAACGTGCAGGGCGACCGCACCATGGGCATCTTCGAACGCCCCGCCCCCGCCTTCCTGGACGCACTGGAGAAGGAGTTCGGCTTCGCACCGCCGCGCGAGCACGGCTACGACGTCGTACGGGCCATCCGGGCCCTGCGCGACGGCGAGGCGAAGGTCTTCTTCGCCATGGGCGGCAACTTCGTCTCCGCCTCCCCCGACACCGACGTCACCGAGGCCGCCATGCGCCGGGCCCGGCTGACCGTGCACGTGTCGACCAAGCTCAACCGCTCCCACGTGGTCACGGGCGCGCGTGCGCTGATCCTGCCCACGCTCGGCCGCACCGAGCGGGACGTGCAGGCCGGCGGCGAGCAGTTCGTCACCGTCGAGGACTCCATGGGCATGGTGCACGCCTCCCGGGGCCGACTGCGCCCCGCGGGGCCGCAGTTGAAGTCGGAGCCGGCCATCGTGTGCGCTCTGGCCCGCCGCGTGCTGGGCGAGAGGAGCGTCGTGCCGTGGGAGGAGTTCGAGAAGGACTACGCCGCGATCCGCGACCGGATCGCCCGGGTGGTCCCCGGCTTCGAGGACTTCAACGCGCGCGTGGCCCGCCCCGGCGGCTTCGCGCTGCCCCACGCCCCGCGCGACGAGCGCCGCTTCCCGACGGCCACCGGCAAGGCCAACTTCACCGCCGCGCCGGTGGAGTACCCCGAACTGCCCGAGGGCCGGCTGTTGTTGCAGACGCTGCGCTCGCACGACCAGTACAACACCACGGTGTACGGCCTCGACGACCGCTACCGGGGCATCAAGAACGGCCGGCGGGTGGTGCTGGTCAACCCGGAGGACGCGCGGGCGCTCGGGGTGGCCGACGGGTCGTACGTGGACCTGGTCGGCGAGTGGAAGGACGGCGTGGAGCGGCGGGCACCGGGCTTCCGCGTCGTGCACTATCCGACGGCCCGCGGCTGCGCCGCCTCCTACTACCCGGAGACCAACGTGCTGGTGCCGCTCGACGCCACCGCCGACACCAGCAACACCCCGGCCAGCAAGTCCGTCGTGGTGCGTCTGGAACAATCGGCGGCCGACTGA
- a CDS encoding Tat pathway signal sequence domain protein, which translates to MSGVGPLEPGEGTRAWGTSDRDDPDAPGDAPPRPGALAHGPIAPLARLYRRHRRAALTALTLALLLAGGGYLCAIRQDAPQPPPPPPAPPYPSLVTDVSYLDEVAAPHAAETRTFSFAVLVSVQTGPPVTVTGIDQPYAGLSLTSEPRAPFLVRAGSAHKVVITMHVKECGKVPGNAGLPFLDVTLRNKRAIQVHGFILGPRYAQSLSQALQVACGNGSQ; encoded by the coding sequence GTGAGCGGCGTCGGGCCGCTCGAACCGGGCGAGGGCACGCGCGCGTGGGGCACGTCCGACCGGGACGACCCGGATGCCCCGGGCGATGCCCCGCCCCGCCCCGGCGCCCTCGCGCACGGCCCGATCGCGCCTCTCGCCCGGCTGTACCGGCGGCACCGCCGGGCCGCCCTCACGGCCCTGACGCTCGCTCTTCTCCTCGCGGGCGGCGGCTACTTGTGCGCCATCCGCCAGGACGCGCCGCAGCCCCCTCCGCCGCCCCCGGCGCCGCCCTACCCGTCCCTGGTGACCGACGTGTCCTACCTGGACGAGGTCGCCGCACCCCACGCGGCAGAAACCAGGACATTCAGCTTCGCGGTGCTGGTCAGCGTGCAGACCGGTCCGCCCGTGACCGTCACCGGCATCGACCAGCCGTACGCGGGACTTTCCCTCACCTCCGAGCCCCGCGCCCCTTTCCTCGTCCGGGCAGGATCCGCCCATAAAGTTGTGATCACCATGCATGTGAAGGAATGCGGAAAAGTGCCGGGGAACGCCGGACTCCCTTTCCTGGACGTAACACTGCGTAATAAACGCGCAATCCAGGTGCACGGCTTCATCCTCGGGCCACGGTATGCGCAGAGCCTCTCCCAGGCCCTGCAAGTCGCCTGCGGCAACGGTTCCCAGTAA
- a CDS encoding PaaI family thioesterase: MGEQQHVKFPQEVLDEYAALGVDLPALFSAGHLGTRMGVQILEASADRVVGTMPVEGNTQPYGLLHGGASAVLAETLGSVGAMLHGGSSKIAVGVDLNCTHHRGARSGLVTGVATPVHRGRSTATYEIVISDEEGRRVCSARLTCLLRDVNPGDNPAGAAG; this comes from the coding sequence ATGGGCGAGCAGCAGCACGTGAAGTTCCCGCAGGAAGTCCTCGACGAGTACGCCGCGCTCGGCGTCGACCTGCCCGCCCTCTTCTCCGCCGGACACCTCGGCACCCGCATGGGCGTGCAGATCCTGGAGGCGTCCGCGGACCGCGTCGTCGGCACCATGCCGGTGGAGGGCAACACCCAGCCCTACGGACTGCTGCACGGCGGCGCCTCCGCCGTCCTCGCCGAGACCCTCGGCTCGGTCGGCGCCATGCTGCACGGCGGCAGCTCCAAGATCGCCGTGGGTGTCGACCTGAACTGCACCCACCACCGCGGGGCGCGCTCCGGGCTGGTCACCGGTGTGGCCACACCCGTCCACCGGGGACGCTCGACGGCGACGTACGAGATCGTGATCAGCGACGAGGAGGGACGGCGGGTGTGCAGCGCCCGTCTGACCTGCCTGCTGCGCGACGTGAACCCGGGCGACAACCCCGCCGGCGCGGCCGGCTGA